From Parambassis ranga chromosome 9, fParRan2.1, whole genome shotgun sequence, the proteins below share one genomic window:
- the mrpl1 gene encoding large ribosomal subunit protein uL1m isoform X2: MAPFVSALSRNHLFLSLFPPEPAAFFSDMATCARTAWKVLAGCQRQLLGAGAPVSHTAPRSLPVRTFAALKVQRKGRKEEEAKKEAKKEVKKERKVVDDADRHKPFGKTAWAPVDDVYVMRHYPRTVYGAAETINMLKRFQELDFTPRDQPLYIDLRLDMTLEKKKKLNAFVSTVHLPHPIRKQLNRVLVFTEDADQAQAAREKGAAIAGGVELIQPILDGDISADFYVAVPDILPKLVPLKDKLRKKFPKSKRGSVSSNIAQMLKLFQGGHQYFVESECFIRTQIATLDMPTEHIFANLQTVLTDVCSHRPADLGPFIERAIMNSQTSEAVWFRSEDVAEKPAEQQPEQ, encoded by the exons ATGGCGCCatttgtttctgctctcagcCGGAACCATTTGTTCCTGTCGCTGTTTCCACCCGAGCCAGCGGCTTTCTTCTCAGACATGGCAACCTGCGCACGGACTGCGTGGAAAG TGTTAGCAGGATGTCAGAGGCAGCTGCTGGGTGCAGGCGCTCCTGTGTCACACACTGCTCCCAGGAGTCTGCCTGTCCGGACCTTTGCAGCCTTAAA GGTGCAAAGGAAAggcaggaaagaggaggaggcgaaGAAGGAGGCGAAGAAGGAGgtgaagaaggagaggaaggtgGTCGATGACGCAGACAGACATAAGCCTTTCGGTAAGACGGCGTGGGCGCCGGTGGATGACGTGTACGTCATGAGACACTATCCCAGGACTGTGTACGGCGCAGCAGAGACCATCAACATGCTGAAGAGGTTTCAGGAGCTGGACTTCACCCCCCGTGATCAGCCCCTTTACATCGACCTGAGGCTGGACATGACGCTGGAGAAAAAG AAAAAACTCAACGCCTTCGTCAGCACCGTGCACCTACCGCACCCCATCAGGAAGCAGCTGAACAGGGTTCTGGTCTTCACCGAG GATGCTGATCAGGCCCAAGCTGCCCGGGAGAAGGGAGCAGCCATCGCTGGCGGAGTGGAGCTCATTCAGCCC ATCCTGGATGGTGACATTTCAGCAGACTTCTACGTAGCCGTTCCAGACATCCTGCCAAAGCTTGTTCCGCTGAAAGACaaactgaggaagaagttcccgAAAAGCAAGAGAG gcTCGGTCAGCTCCAACATAGCTCAGATGTTGAAGCTTTTTCAGGGGGGTCATCAGTACTTCGTGGAGAGCGAGTGCTTCATCAGGACACAGATAGCGACG CTCGACATGCCGACTGAACACATCTTCGCCAACCTGCAGACGGTCCTGACAGACGTCTGCTCACACCGGCCTGCTGATCTGG GACCCTTCATCGAGCGGGCCATCATGAACTCTCAGACCAGCGAGGCCGTCTGGTTCCGGAGCGAGGATGTTGCAGAGAagccagcagagcagcagcccgAGCAGTGA
- the mrpl1 gene encoding large ribosomal subunit protein uL1m isoform X1 has product MAPFVSALSRNHLFLSLFPPEPAAFFSDMATCARTAWKVLAGCQRQLLGAGAPVSHTAPRSLPVRTFAALKVQRKGRKEEEAKKEAKKEVKKERKVVDDADRHKPFGKTAWAPVDDVYVMRHYPRTVYGAAETINMLKRFQELDFTPRDQPLYIDLRLDMTLEKKKKLNAFVSTVHLPHPIRKQLNRVLVFTEDADQAQAAREKGAAIAGGVELIQPILDGDISADFYVAVPDILPKLVPLKDKLRKKFPKSKRGSVSSNIAQMLKLFQGGHQYFVESECFIRTQIATLDMPTEHIFANLQTVLTDVCSHRPADLGTCSTVLRDLYFKSMLPSAGCFSLLPSRRLYCIQVKEIYQVFAPST; this is encoded by the exons ATGGCGCCatttgtttctgctctcagcCGGAACCATTTGTTCCTGTCGCTGTTTCCACCCGAGCCAGCGGCTTTCTTCTCAGACATGGCAACCTGCGCACGGACTGCGTGGAAAG TGTTAGCAGGATGTCAGAGGCAGCTGCTGGGTGCAGGCGCTCCTGTGTCACACACTGCTCCCAGGAGTCTGCCTGTCCGGACCTTTGCAGCCTTAAA GGTGCAAAGGAAAggcaggaaagaggaggaggcgaaGAAGGAGGCGAAGAAGGAGgtgaagaaggagaggaaggtgGTCGATGACGCAGACAGACATAAGCCTTTCGGTAAGACGGCGTGGGCGCCGGTGGATGACGTGTACGTCATGAGACACTATCCCAGGACTGTGTACGGCGCAGCAGAGACCATCAACATGCTGAAGAGGTTTCAGGAGCTGGACTTCACCCCCCGTGATCAGCCCCTTTACATCGACCTGAGGCTGGACATGACGCTGGAGAAAAAG AAAAAACTCAACGCCTTCGTCAGCACCGTGCACCTACCGCACCCCATCAGGAAGCAGCTGAACAGGGTTCTGGTCTTCACCGAG GATGCTGATCAGGCCCAAGCTGCCCGGGAGAAGGGAGCAGCCATCGCTGGCGGAGTGGAGCTCATTCAGCCC ATCCTGGATGGTGACATTTCAGCAGACTTCTACGTAGCCGTTCCAGACATCCTGCCAAAGCTTGTTCCGCTGAAAGACaaactgaggaagaagttcccgAAAAGCAAGAGAG gcTCGGTCAGCTCCAACATAGCTCAGATGTTGAAGCTTTTTCAGGGGGGTCATCAGTACTTCGTGGAGAGCGAGTGCTTCATCAGGACACAGATAGCGACG CTCGACATGCCGACTGAACACATCTTCGCCAACCTGCAGACGGTCCTGACAGACGTCTGCTCACACCGGCCTGCTGATCTGGGTACGTGCAGCACAGTGCTGAGGGATCTGTACTTTAAAAgcatgctgccctctgctggctgcttcTCACTGCTGCCGTCCAGAAGGCTTTACTGCATCCAG gttAAAGAAATCTACCAAGTCTTTGCACCAAGCACATGA
- the mrpl1 gene encoding large ribosomal subunit protein uL1m isoform X3: MATCARTAWKVLAGCQRQLLGAGAPVSHTAPRSLPVRTFAALKVQRKGRKEEEAKKEAKKEVKKERKVVDDADRHKPFGKTAWAPVDDVYVMRHYPRTVYGAAETINMLKRFQELDFTPRDQPLYIDLRLDMTLEKKKKLNAFVSTVHLPHPIRKQLNRVLVFTEDADQAQAAREKGAAIAGGVELIQPILDGDISADFYVAVPDILPKLVPLKDKLRKKFPKSKRGSVSSNIAQMLKLFQGGHQYFVESECFIRTQIATLDMPTEHIFANLQTVLTDVCSHRPADLGTCSTVLRDLYFKSMLPSAGCFSLLPSRRLYCIQVKEIYQVFAPST; encoded by the exons ATGGCAACCTGCGCACGGACTGCGTGGAAAG TGTTAGCAGGATGTCAGAGGCAGCTGCTGGGTGCAGGCGCTCCTGTGTCACACACTGCTCCCAGGAGTCTGCCTGTCCGGACCTTTGCAGCCTTAAA GGTGCAAAGGAAAggcaggaaagaggaggaggcgaaGAAGGAGGCGAAGAAGGAGgtgaagaaggagaggaaggtgGTCGATGACGCAGACAGACATAAGCCTTTCGGTAAGACGGCGTGGGCGCCGGTGGATGACGTGTACGTCATGAGACACTATCCCAGGACTGTGTACGGCGCAGCAGAGACCATCAACATGCTGAAGAGGTTTCAGGAGCTGGACTTCACCCCCCGTGATCAGCCCCTTTACATCGACCTGAGGCTGGACATGACGCTGGAGAAAAAG AAAAAACTCAACGCCTTCGTCAGCACCGTGCACCTACCGCACCCCATCAGGAAGCAGCTGAACAGGGTTCTGGTCTTCACCGAG GATGCTGATCAGGCCCAAGCTGCCCGGGAGAAGGGAGCAGCCATCGCTGGCGGAGTGGAGCTCATTCAGCCC ATCCTGGATGGTGACATTTCAGCAGACTTCTACGTAGCCGTTCCAGACATCCTGCCAAAGCTTGTTCCGCTGAAAGACaaactgaggaagaagttcccgAAAAGCAAGAGAG gcTCGGTCAGCTCCAACATAGCTCAGATGTTGAAGCTTTTTCAGGGGGGTCATCAGTACTTCGTGGAGAGCGAGTGCTTCATCAGGACACAGATAGCGACG CTCGACATGCCGACTGAACACATCTTCGCCAACCTGCAGACGGTCCTGACAGACGTCTGCTCACACCGGCCTGCTGATCTGGGTACGTGCAGCACAGTGCTGAGGGATCTGTACTTTAAAAgcatgctgccctctgctggctgcttcTCACTGCTGCCGTCCAGAAGGCTTTACTGCATCCAG gttAAAGAAATCTACCAAGTCTTTGCACCAAGCACATGA
- the cnot6l gene encoding CCR4-NOT transcription complex subunit 6-like isoform X1 has product MTENINAEPLTGMPKEKYDPPDPRRCYTIMSAEEAANGKKAHWTELEISGRVRSLSSSLWTLTHLTALHINDNNLTRIPPDIAKLPSLVYLNLSSNKLRSLPAELGNMVSLRELLLNNNLLRVLPYELGRLFQLQTLGLKGNPLSQDILNLYQEPDGTRKLLNYMLDNLAVHPEQLPQRPWITLKERDQISPTAVFTVMCYNVLCDKYATRQLYGYCPSWALNWEYRKKGIMEEITNCDADIISLQEVETEQYYTLFLETLKERGYDGYFCPKSRAKLVSEQERKHVDGCAVFFKTEKFTLIQKHTVEFNQVAMANSEGSEVMLNRVMTKDNIGVAVLLEVSKDMFSSGVKPPQDRQLILVANAHMHWDPEYSDVKLIQTMMFLSELKSIAERASGSVATGSPTSDPSSIPIVLCADLNSLPDSGVVEYLSNGGVAENHKDFKELRYNECLTNFSCNGKNGNSDGSITHSFQLKSAYDSNLMPYTNYTYDFKGVIDYVFFSKTHMSVLGLLGPLDSQWLMENNITGCPHPHIPSDHFSLLAQLELHPPPPLPLNPLNGLHLPVHR; this is encoded by the exons ATGACAGAGAACATCAATGCAGAACC ATTAACAGGCATGCCAAAGGAAAAATATGACCCTCCAGATCCCCGCAGATGTTACACCATCATGTCAGCCGAGGAGGCGGCCAATGGGAAGAAGGCTCACTGGACTGAGCTGGAGATATCTG GGCGGGTGAGGAGTCTGAGCAGCTCCTTATGGACCCTCACCCATCTGACGGCGCTGCACATCAACGACAACAACCTGACCCGCATCCCGCCAGACATCGCCAAGCTGCCCAGCCTGGTCTACCTGAACCTGTCGTCCAATAAGCTCCGCAGCCTGCCCGCCGAGCTGGGCAACATGGTCTCTCTCAG GGAATTGCTTTTAAACAACAATCTTTTACGGGTTCTGCCTTATGAACTTGGGAGGCTCTTCCAGTTACAGACGCTGGGACTGAAGG GAAACCCTTTGTCCCAAGACATCCTCAATCTGTACCAGGAGCCGGACGGAACCAGGAAGCTTTTGAACTACATGCTCGACAATCTCGCAG TGCACCCGGAGCAGCTCCCCCAAAGACCCTGGATCACTCTGAAAGAGCGAGACCAAATCAGCCCAACAG CCGTCTTCACGGTCATGTGCTACAACGTGCTGTGTGATAAGTACGCCACGCGGCAGCTGTACGGCTACTGCCCGTCCTGGGCCCTGAACTGGGAGTACCGCAAGAAGGGCATCATGGAGGAGATCACCAACTGCGACGCTGACATCATCAGCCTGCAG gaggtggaGACGGAGCAGTACTACACCCTGTTTCTGGAAACACTAAAGGAGCGCGGCTATGACGGCTACTTCTGCCCAAAATCTCGTGCCAAACTGGTCTCGGAGCAGGAGAGGAAGCACGTGGACGGCTGCGCCGTGTTCTTCAAGACCGAGAA GTTCACTCTGatccagaaacacacagtggagtTCAACCAGGTGGCCATGGCCAACTCCGAGGGCTCCGAGGTCATGCTGAACAGAGTGATGACCAAAGACAACATCGGCGTGGCCGTCCTGCTGGAGGTCAGCAAGGACATGTTCTCCAGTG gtGTGAAACCACCGCAGGACCGGCAGCTGATCCTGGTGGCTAACGCCCACATGCACTGGGACCCCGAGTACTCGGACGTCAAGTTGATCCAAACCATGATGTTCCTGTCAGAACTTAAGAGCATCGCCGAGAGGGCCTCGGGGTCTGTGGCGACAGGCTCGCCGACCTCTGACCCGTCCTCCATCCCCATCGTCCTGTGTGCCGACCTCAACTCACTGCCTGACTCCG GTGTGGTGGAGTACCTGAGCAATGGAGGAGTGGCCGAGAACCACAAGGACTTCAAGGAGCTGCGCTACAACGAGTGTCTGACCAACTTCAGCTGCAACGGGAAGAACGGCAACTCAGACGGAAGCATCACACACAGCTTCCAGCTGAAGAGCGCCTACGACAGCAACCTGATGCCTTACACCAACTACACCTACGACTTCAAG GGCGTGATCGACTACGTCTTCTTCTCTAAGACCCACATGAGCGTGCTGGGCCTGCTGGGCCCGCTCGACAGCCAGTGGCTGATGGAGAACAACATCACCGGCTGCCCCCACCCGCACATCCCCTCCGATCACTTCTCCCTGCTGGCCCAGCTGGAGCTGCACCCGCCCCCGCCCCTCCCGCTCAACCCCCTCAACGGGCTGCACCTGCCGGTCCACAGGTAG
- the cnot6l gene encoding CCR4-NOT transcription complex subunit 6-like isoform X2, whose product MPKEKYDPPDPRRCYTIMSAEEAANGKKAHWTELEISGRVRSLSSSLWTLTHLTALHINDNNLTRIPPDIAKLPSLVYLNLSSNKLRSLPAELGNMVSLRELLLNNNLLRVLPYELGRLFQLQTLGLKGNPLSQDILNLYQEPDGTRKLLNYMLDNLAVHPEQLPQRPWITLKERDQISPTAVFTVMCYNVLCDKYATRQLYGYCPSWALNWEYRKKGIMEEITNCDADIISLQEVETEQYYTLFLETLKERGYDGYFCPKSRAKLVSEQERKHVDGCAVFFKTEKFTLIQKHTVEFNQVAMANSEGSEVMLNRVMTKDNIGVAVLLEVSKDMFSSGVKPPQDRQLILVANAHMHWDPEYSDVKLIQTMMFLSELKSIAERASGSVATGSPTSDPSSIPIVLCADLNSLPDSGVVEYLSNGGVAENHKDFKELRYNECLTNFSCNGKNGNSDGSITHSFQLKSAYDSNLMPYTNYTYDFKGVIDYVFFSKTHMSVLGLLGPLDSQWLMENNITGCPHPHIPSDHFSLLAQLELHPPPPLPLNPLNGLHLPVHR is encoded by the exons ATGCCAAAGGAAAAATATGACCCTCCAGATCCCCGCAGATGTTACACCATCATGTCAGCCGAGGAGGCGGCCAATGGGAAGAAGGCTCACTGGACTGAGCTGGAGATATCTG GGCGGGTGAGGAGTCTGAGCAGCTCCTTATGGACCCTCACCCATCTGACGGCGCTGCACATCAACGACAACAACCTGACCCGCATCCCGCCAGACATCGCCAAGCTGCCCAGCCTGGTCTACCTGAACCTGTCGTCCAATAAGCTCCGCAGCCTGCCCGCCGAGCTGGGCAACATGGTCTCTCTCAG GGAATTGCTTTTAAACAACAATCTTTTACGGGTTCTGCCTTATGAACTTGGGAGGCTCTTCCAGTTACAGACGCTGGGACTGAAGG GAAACCCTTTGTCCCAAGACATCCTCAATCTGTACCAGGAGCCGGACGGAACCAGGAAGCTTTTGAACTACATGCTCGACAATCTCGCAG TGCACCCGGAGCAGCTCCCCCAAAGACCCTGGATCACTCTGAAAGAGCGAGACCAAATCAGCCCAACAG CCGTCTTCACGGTCATGTGCTACAACGTGCTGTGTGATAAGTACGCCACGCGGCAGCTGTACGGCTACTGCCCGTCCTGGGCCCTGAACTGGGAGTACCGCAAGAAGGGCATCATGGAGGAGATCACCAACTGCGACGCTGACATCATCAGCCTGCAG gaggtggaGACGGAGCAGTACTACACCCTGTTTCTGGAAACACTAAAGGAGCGCGGCTATGACGGCTACTTCTGCCCAAAATCTCGTGCCAAACTGGTCTCGGAGCAGGAGAGGAAGCACGTGGACGGCTGCGCCGTGTTCTTCAAGACCGAGAA GTTCACTCTGatccagaaacacacagtggagtTCAACCAGGTGGCCATGGCCAACTCCGAGGGCTCCGAGGTCATGCTGAACAGAGTGATGACCAAAGACAACATCGGCGTGGCCGTCCTGCTGGAGGTCAGCAAGGACATGTTCTCCAGTG gtGTGAAACCACCGCAGGACCGGCAGCTGATCCTGGTGGCTAACGCCCACATGCACTGGGACCCCGAGTACTCGGACGTCAAGTTGATCCAAACCATGATGTTCCTGTCAGAACTTAAGAGCATCGCCGAGAGGGCCTCGGGGTCTGTGGCGACAGGCTCGCCGACCTCTGACCCGTCCTCCATCCCCATCGTCCTGTGTGCCGACCTCAACTCACTGCCTGACTCCG GTGTGGTGGAGTACCTGAGCAATGGAGGAGTGGCCGAGAACCACAAGGACTTCAAGGAGCTGCGCTACAACGAGTGTCTGACCAACTTCAGCTGCAACGGGAAGAACGGCAACTCAGACGGAAGCATCACACACAGCTTCCAGCTGAAGAGCGCCTACGACAGCAACCTGATGCCTTACACCAACTACACCTACGACTTCAAG GGCGTGATCGACTACGTCTTCTTCTCTAAGACCCACATGAGCGTGCTGGGCCTGCTGGGCCCGCTCGACAGCCAGTGGCTGATGGAGAACAACATCACCGGCTGCCCCCACCCGCACATCCCCTCCGATCACTTCTCCCTGCTGGCCCAGCTGGAGCTGCACCCGCCCCCGCCCCTCCCGCTCAACCCCCTCAACGGGCTGCACCTGCCGGTCCACAGGTAG
- the LOC114442052 gene encoding C-C motif chemokine 5-like isoform X2, producing the protein MLKIKAAAANMKFLLIAAALTLCCCVGSLQAHSVRRNCYCIQTSWDPVPARAIQKLEVFLPSGQCRRSQIVITKRSGSKVCINPEAKWIQELLNTLQNKNVTSTAVPATASV; encoded by the exons ATGCTGAAGATCAAAGCAGCTGCTGCCAACATGAAGTTCTTGCTCATCGCCGCCGCTCTGACGCTCTGCTGCTGCGTCGGCAGCCTGCAAG CTCACTCCGTGCGCCGCAACTGTTACTGCATTCAGACCAGCTGGGATCCCGTCCCCGCCCGGGCCATCCAGAAGCTGGAGGTGTTTCTTCCCTCAGGCCAGTGCCGCCGCAGTCAGATCGT AATCACCAAGAGGAGTGGATCCAAAGTCTGCATCAACCCTGAAGCCAAGTGGATCCAAGAACTCCTCAATACTCTGCAAAA TAAAAACGTGACGTCCACCGCTGTGCCGGCCACAGCCAGCGTCTGA
- the LOC114442052 gene encoding C-C motif chemokine 5-like isoform X1: protein MLKIKAAAANMKFLLIAAALTLCCCVGSLQAHSVRRNCYCIQTSWDPVPARAIQKLEVFLPSGQCRRSQIVITKRSGSKVCINPEAKWIQELLNTLQKRRCARGGGASCVHQHVL from the exons ATGCTGAAGATCAAAGCAGCTGCTGCCAACATGAAGTTCTTGCTCATCGCCGCCGCTCTGACGCTCTGCTGCTGCGTCGGCAGCCTGCAAG CTCACTCCGTGCGCCGCAACTGTTACTGCATTCAGACCAGCTGGGATCCCGTCCCCGCCCGGGCCATCCAGAAGCTGGAGGTGTTTCTTCCCTCAGGCCAGTGCCGCCGCAGTCAGATCGT AATCACCAAGAGGAGTGGATCCAAAGTCTGCATCAACCCTGAAGCCAAGTGGATCCAAGAACTCCTCAATACTCTGCAAAA GAGGCGCTGTGCCAGAGGGGGCGGCGCGTCCTGCGTTCACCAGCATGTTCTCTGA